The following proteins are co-located in the Chryseobacterium daecheongense genome:
- a CDS encoding DNA starvation/stationary phase protection protein, producing the protein MKNASIIGLKETDCKNISEKLNVLLANYSVFYQNTRGSHWNIKGDQFFTLHPKFEELYNSLVLKIDEIAERILTLGATPGHNYSDYLKISTIKESKEVSDGTKSVEIILNSFKVVLDLQRELLDITEKAGDEGTNSQMSDYITEQEKEVWMYNSYLGK; encoded by the coding sequence ATGAAAAATGCCAGTATTATCGGTCTTAAAGAAACCGATTGTAAAAACATTTCGGAAAAGCTTAATGTACTATTAGCCAATTATTCAGTATTCTATCAAAACACAAGAGGTTCTCACTGGAACATCAAAGGTGACCAGTTTTTCACACTACATCCGAAATTTGAAGAATTATATAATAGCCTTGTATTAAAGATCGACGAAATTGCTGAAAGAATCCTGACCTTAGGAGCAACTCCCGGACATAATTATTCAGACTATTTAAAAATATCTACAATTAAAGAAAGTAAGGAAGTAAGTGACGGAACGAAAAGCGTAGAAATCATTTTAAATTCTTTCAAAGTAGTTTTGGATCTTCAGAGAGAGCTTCTTGATATCACCGAAAAAGCAGGAGATGAGGGAACAAATTCACAAATGAGCGACTATATTACGGAGCAGGAAAAAGAAGTATGGATGTATAACTCTTATCTGGGTAAATAA